The Malus domestica chromosome 13, GDT2T_hap1 genome includes a window with the following:
- the LOC103451993 gene encoding axial regulator YABBY 4, with protein sequence MSTLNHLYDLPDQICYVQCGFCTTILLVSVPCSSLSMLAVTVRCGHCSCLLSVNMMKASFVPLHLLASLTQDEQKEELCLEEMVEKQNSLDMRSPSMVISNSDNEDEDMISMNPIVNKPPEKRQRAPSAYNRFIKEEIRRLKAENPSMTHKEAFSTAAKNWAQFPPIQYKEDGPDGESCTCSELREENVAWESDMPEAVQDGNGFRERKAPRHSIWARTPFE encoded by the exons ATGTCAACACTGAATCATCTCTACGATCTTCCAGACCAGATTTGCTATGTCCAGTGTGGCTTCTGCACTACCATACTCCTG GTGAGCGTCCCATGCAGCAGCTTGTCTATGTTGGCCGTCACTGTCCGATGTGGTCACTGCAGTTGCCTCCTATCAGTGAACATGATGAAGGCCTCCTTTGTTCCCCTTCATCTCTTAGCTTCACTTACCCAAGATGAG CAAAAAGAAGAACTTTGCTTGGAGGAAATGGTGGAGAAGCAAAACTCCTTGGACATGCGCAGCCCATCAATGGTGATTTCCAATTCTGACAATGAAGATGAGGATATGATCTCCATGAATCCCATTGTTAACAAAC CCCCGGAGAAGAGACAACGAGCTCCATCGGCTTACAACCGATTTATCAA GGAAGAAATCAGGAGGCTTAAGGCTGAGAATCCAAGCATGACTCACAAGGAAGCTTTCAGTACAGCTGCAAAAAAT TGGGCACAGTTCCCTCCAATTCAGTACAAAGAAGATGGTCCAGATGGAGAGAGTTGCACCTGCAGCGAGCTGAGGGAGGAAAATGTGGCATGGGAATCTGATATGCCTGAG GCAGTCCAAGATGGCAATGGTTTCCGCGAGAGAAAGGCCCCAAGGCATTCCATATGGGCAAGGACACCCTTCGAGTGA